The genomic segment GTAAGTTTGTGTCTGTAGTGCAATGGTAGACACTTTTGCTCGCCAAATAAACAGCTCATTAGCTTTTCTTATGTTAATCCAAACTTATGAAGCTTTCCTATCCATTGCTCAAAAGTCCAGAAGTTTTGGAATTATGtgtactaaaataaataaatctattttCCGATTGTAATTCCAATTTGAACTCGTAGTAACTGTAATGAAGTAGATTTTAAACGAATACGGATAGGTAAAAGGTTATTAGCTTAAGACTAATAGTCCGTGGAGCTGGGAAGTGATGCATAGATGCCCCAACAGAAAAGCGTTCgcctctttattttattttactattcgTTATCAACATCTGACACAAACTATTACATGCGGCTTAATGCAGCAATGTCAGCTGTTTGAAAGCCGAGTGTCTccttatattatattacaaatCAATGTAATCCAGCGTTATTTATTAATACAGTGGATAACCGACTAGCCAAATATTcgatttttaattaatgttccTGAAGTAACCAAATATTAAGGTATTAAGAGTCATAATTAAGGGTGAACTTGACcattttacttggaaaaacttaGCATTAACGCGGCACATTAACATTTCACGTCCTGCGGTTTTGTTTATAGAGCGGTAAAGGAAACACCGTTTACATCACATAAACAGATATTTTGACAGTCTATTTATTACAGGATACATGCCACAAACATGCACTGGAGGTACATATGGTAACAGATTTCACATttactatacagaaccctttatACGGCGAGATTTCACATAAATGTACAAGTTCTGCCGGAGGAGATCGGACAGGCTTCGCTTAAAAACAGTACGTGTGCTTTCAGGTCCAAAGTCATGTTTCCCGTGGATTTCAGTGCTTGATGTCCCGTACGGCGTTATCTTTTGTCCTCAATGAAAACAAACTCACAACGACTTTGTGTTTCTTTAAGCTTCATAAGTTAAGACCACTTCATACCCTGTGGAACAGAGGCTATACACAATGCATAACTTTAATAATGTCACTTGAATACCATCAAGtgaatagaataaaaaaacactatttttaCGTAGCAACAATCACAGTATGTGAAGGTGAAGAGAAATAAGACAACGTCCCATGTTCATGTTTGACCGCATCCTTTTTAAACTATTttgaacagagacagaaagagagtcaGTTCgtgatttttttctgtgtagttGGGGGGATGCATTTGTCTGCACGCTCACGAGAAAGTGAGGTTTGAGGTAAGTTCCCGGATTCGGTTTTCTCTGCTCATCTTCTTGAGCTTCATCCTGCGGTTTTGGAACCAGATCTTCACTTGTCTGTCGGTGAGGTTGACGCTTTTGCTGATCTCTAGACGGCGCTCTCGAGTCAGATacatgttgaataaaaactcCTTTTCTAATTCCAAGGTCTGGTGTTTTGTATAGGGGCATCTCTTTTTCCTACCGCTCTTCGCAGTCAGCCAGTTGCTGGTCGGTGTATCTGTTTTGCACTCTGGAAAACAAACAGATGCAGACACATTACTCAGGACGGCTTTTCTGTTGTCCTATCACTTGGTGCACACCCATACAGCAGAAAAACTGTACAAATTCACCAAAGCCTGGGGTGGATTGCAGAAGGTCACATataaacatgtaataataattattattattgttattatcattgTGTAGGCAAGTAGGACTAAAAAAAATGGTCGGCTCGTAGTAGCGTCTGAGTTCTAGACATAATTTAAGGGCTATTGTTTTCTgtagaaaatatttaaaatgaataaaaaggagCTGCATGTTCTGCACTGGAAAAAAGTTTGTGCTGATATTAATTTTGTTCACATTTGATTatcaaatgaaaatatgattaTTTTAAAGGCTTGACATTTAGGCTACACCCATTCATAAACTAGCATCTTTAAAAGATTCCCTGTAGCCACTCTCAAATCACTGAGAggcatttcaaataaaaaaaagcatgtggttgtgttaggaaaaaaaatccaaaactaGTTTCGCCGACTCCACACACTACccaaagaggaaaaaagctTTAAAGCAGCCAGAAACAAAAGGTAGCTGAGGCTATTTTATGTGAGCGCGCGGCGCCGTTTCCTGTAAAGTCTTTTACTGCAACCTGAGTAAGCCTCTCATTAAACATTACGACTTTCgggttgtttgtgttttatattgGGTTTTATGATGCTGGAGCGTTCGTATTACACCGCGATGCGATTAATCCTTTTATTGTACCCACCTTTCGCTTCCTTGTGTGGCAATTCCGGGCTGGAGACAGACGCCTCAGTAGAGCAGTTCTTCTCCTCCTGAGAGCTCGCCTTGGGCTCGGGGCTTCGCGCTGCGGTTGGGGGGCTCGGCTGCTGCTCGCGCGGAATCTCCGTCAGTTTCTTCTCCACCTCGACAAAGGGCGTAGATTGCGGTTTTGGAGTCAGTCGGTTCAGCTGCATCAGCGTGTTTGGACTGGCCGTCTCGTGGCTGTAGTCCTGACTTTTCGCCGTCGTGTAAGTTTGGCTGAGTCTGAAGTAACCCGGGACCGGAATCTCGGGACCTTCAACGCTACTGCACGGCTCCGAGATCAGATTTGAGTACGCGGGCATCTCGGACGAGCTGACCTTTGCTCTCTTGTCGGAGTACATGCAGCAGTTGCTCTCCTCTTTTATGTTTTGTGAAAACGTGCAAGTGGGCATCTGGTTAGACGCTTGCTCTATTCGGCAGGACCTGCTCGGATCTGCCCAGTTATCAATCTGAGGTATGTACGAGTGGACGTTCATGCCCATATTTTGGTGGTTTACTTCCCCCCGTTTGCCAAGAGACGGCAGGAGTCCACAGGTTTGCATTCCATAACTTCCCAATTCTGCACTGGATGGCATATACATGTTGCTGCTGGAATAGAAACTGTCTGTTCTGCACGCACCAATCAGAGAGTCTACCAAAAACGTGTTAGCAGAAGGAGAGCTGTTGGGAAAGGACATTTTGGAGAGGTTttaaagaagagagagatgtCCTTTGTAAGCTGACATATCTAGCAAAACAATCCCCGCGTAACCCAGAGGGTCTCTCTGCAACCACATGACAATCTCACCAATGAAATTTGAAAATGGCCTTGAGACGCAGGCTCTTCCCCGTCACGTGTGCGCGCTGACACATGATTTGGAGCCTCGGACGTGGTCAACAGCGACACCTAGAACGCGGACTTGAAATTGGTTCCAAGACAGACAAAAGGCTGAGGGTATTTAAACAGCTCTTTCTGTTTGATATAAACAATAAAGGAAAATGCCAAGACTCGGTGAAGAGAGATGCAGCTTCACTGACTGTTAGGACAACGAAAGTAAACTGTCCTCTTAAACATACATCTTTTGTTGACTTGGAAATCCAATTCAAGTTCAAGATGAGAAATCTCTCCAGAGGTATTTCAACCATACCGAGAATTTAGAATTATATTTCGTAAGACGCAGGGGTGGTAGGCTGCTCTTTCAGTGGAAGAGAAGCGTGCTGCAGATACGGTCTTGACAGCACTGTGTTTTCCATGAAGAAAACGCGCCGACCGAAGAGTTGCAGAAAAgtatattcattaaaatatacacTAGTCCTAGTCTACAATGTTTTGTATGTTGTTATTTTCTCTATAGCATTCCTTTAttgtatgtattattttattgttgacATATATACCAGACCTGAGTAAATTTACTCATTCATATGTGCAAGACACCTGCGATATAATGCTCTCTCGAGGAGTTTTTCGTGATTTTATATGACTGGTTAAAAACCTTTCACAAagaaaatgacttgtttttttgtaaaagaaaaaacaacaataacaaaccacAGTGTTCAAACCGgatattttttgtgtttaacttaaaactatttttttgttaatgaGCTTTTCTATAAGTGTTTGTCTCATGAACGAGAAAATCTCAAACTAATCTACATTACTGCTGACACTGCTAACGTTTTTTAATTATACATTGAATATTTACATTGACGTACAGTAACATTAATGCTCGTgtcaggacttttattttggtcaCTGGTTaattttggtttaaatgagtgtgattgtttacattttttttttacactttccTTCAATTAATGAAGCTGATGCGTTCAATGTCTTTTATGTGTGATGCATATTCAACCACAGAACAAAGCTTAAGCCAAGCGTTTGCACAAGAATAAAAACTCCCATAATTACATTggataaatatttatttattcacttgtttctttttttggaattCAGTGAAATTGTGTTTGTGGCCCATCCTGAAAATtgaattttattatattatatatatatatacaaaaaaaaggaCATATAAAAAAGCACCTAAAACACTTTTTTCTAAGATAGCCGTTGTATGGTTGCAATCATGAATTTCGTAacaatattcatatatattgtaaatgtgacaataaacagattttaataACCAGCGAGTGCATATAAAGCACTCCCTGATTATTAAAGTCTCTAGTCTTAGACAACAGAGTAAACAGTAAAAGGAGTTCAGTCCAGAAATAGATCTGCgtttatgtgcatatatatatatactcatacactcatacactcatacaAGGTTATTTGTGTTTCATTTGAGAATAAACCAAGATTAAATTATtcgtaaataaaaaataatatagcTTTTGCGTTGCACTCCCACATGCATTTTCCAGATATGGAGAACTAGTAAACCGCTGATTTGGTAGACGATCTGAAATTAAACAGgagattttaaatgatttaaaaatgtaaaaaaattgtttaaatgCGTGTATGTCGATTATTGGCTGTAGGCCTGTACAATTTCATCTATACTAAACCTGATTTCACATCAGAAACCAAACGTgagaatacatttttattctcaatatatttttatattctgaatATCTGAACTGCTGTAATTTTGTTTCTTAACCGAATTATAATTACTAACTCAGTATTTCATATATCTTGCTGTTATTTACTCTGGCCAAAGTACACAGACAGAGCAATCTACTGACGTGGACGTGTTCATTATTAATTTTCAAAGTTGCATGACGTTTAATCAAAAGGCAATAAACCCTTACTGACCACTTGAGAACTATATTAATTTCAACCAAACTATTTTGTTACACGCAGACTTGTCCAAGCGACACGTAGAGCCCACTCAAATACTAACAACTAGCTTAAAAGCTTACAGTTTTACTAGAAATAAGATAGACATCTGGTTATTTCCTGAAATCCTTTAAAGgtattttaaaaactccagaggACATAACTTGCAAGGATTTAAGGATATTCTTTCAAGATCACAGTCATTGTTgttagacaccaaacacgtgAATTTCATTGCAGCAAATGCTCAAAAGCTGCTGTAAGTCTGCCCCCGTGTGGGTGCAAACCGCACTGACACCCTAGAGAAGCTGCAAAGAACACAACAAAGCTCTTACAACTGTCtgtacaaatacaaaaagtAGGACGGTGACTGGAGGGTTGCATAATGCAAATACCTCGAAAATGTTTATCTTTAACTCTAAGAATTATTTTCTCTTAAACATGGAAAGTTTGTTTAGAAATAGCATTTTTATCACGTGTTTATTGTTCTGATTAGGAAAATAGACATACTCAGCATAAACAGTCTTTGTtcaaaagtacatttacataaatcactGCACTCTAAAAGAATAAATagagaataaaaatgaataaaacaagaaatagaGATTTGATCATCATTTTCCATCATGCACTGACAAAAGTGTTGACGGTTTTATTGTGTAAGTGGTCATAAATGATTGCACACAAAGAAAATATGTTACCAGTTGCTTTCTTTAAGTTTACTTGTTTGGGATATTATTGTGCTcatgtaatatgttttatttacgtCTAACCACTCGACACATTTTAATCAAGTCAGTTTAACGCTCCATTTTTACATCGTGCCATAAATACACGTAATGTGTCAGTTTGACTAAATCGACTTGGATATTTTTGATCAAATACTCAGCACCATGTGAATACAAGCGATGATTGAGGGAAGGGACATTTGTGAACACGGTTTGGaattcctgaaaaaaaaactatttcatttgaatattaaattaATGTTAATTCAAGTAAAACACACCGTTTTGATATGAGCGCGTTCTTTAgttgccttttttttctttttcaagatTGAAGCTTAAATATTCCCTGCAAGAAGACATCTGGATAGCTGGACTGTTCAGGGGCTCTGCTCTGTATTCAGCACTGTTTTGGCTTCTCACTGAAGCCCTTATCTGATTAAATCTGCTGTTTTAGTTCAGGAAGGCGAACACAAAGGACACAGCGGCGAGTTATTCACTCAGTTAGTCACTCACAACCGCAGATTGTGAAGAAGGAAAGCTGCTGTTAAGGAGGCTTAGCTGCTTTATATTCGCTCGCTGGGCCGCAGTCGTCCTTCAGACTGGTCATCATCACAGGTTGCAGGGACTCGCAGGCCGTAGCGGTGTGAGGAATGCGCCTGATTTCAGTGTTGGGAAAGGAGGTGCAGCGCAGCCATGTTGAATCCTGCTGCAGTGCGGCATCTCTCAGAGGGCGCAGTTTCTCAAACAGAGCCGCGAAAAGGCGCCTATACTTATTCAAAAAGGTGAAGGGTGACGACCTTGACTTTACGGAAGTTCAAATGCGATTTTCAGATTTCTAGACACATTTTCAACGCACAGTTTTCCTAAAACAACGACTGAGACATTTTCTGTCCATATTCTGTTCTTACCTTGGACGGAAATTACGTGATGGCTTGCGTCCAAATATGTAATCCGGTGTTCTCGTTATCCACTGCGTTATcgattattttcatttttttcagaatggtgctctatctctctctctctctctctctctctctctgtctatttctctttctctggatTGTGCACATCCACGTCCCATTCTAGGGAAAAACATCTGCACTATGGGCTGCTTTTAGGGCCAAAGTCGCGTTTGGACTGGCTAGACAGTACAATAGCCCCCAATTTAGACCTTTACAGCTGCACTTTATTGAACTGTCTAGACGCAGTTCAAGGTTTGGTAAACACCCCTTAgtgtaaaacaacaaaaaagtctaAAAAGCCTTTGGTGCCTCGGGCGTTAGTTAGGCCCACTTTCACGCGTTTCCTATTTCTGCTTCCAGATTTGACCTCCTTGTTTTCGAGGCGTGCCAAAACTACAATATTATTGCATCTGTAATACAAAGGAATGTAGAGTTTTTCACAAATAATgtgtattcattttcattttactcTTTTTCTATAAACGAAACAACGTCCGCCAACACATTCATATCTCACAAAAAGAAACACTACAGCTCAAAAATGTAAGGCAAACCTTCAAGGAAAAATTGTagtatttaagtttatttaataCACCAGTACATCACATGCTGCTATCAAACAAATGCATACACAATTCTACTATAATGGAAATTATAATTGTAAGACGTACTGAATACTGTAATCAAAATTATTTGCTGCTTACTGCAATGGATGTGACTTACGTAGCCTTCAATGTACCATGTAaattgcaataaataaatagatatacAATGCGGTTACATTTCAGTGGCGTTCACTGTTAAAACAGCAGAGTATGAAAAGATTGTCGAGGTACCCTTCTGTTGTAGAATGTCAATGTCCATCCGCCAAACCATCTCCACTGAGGTAAGGGTTCAATGTTCTTTTACCAAAAGCTTTGCATAGTTAAAAATATACATCAGACCTATGTAGATTTTTTaaacgttttattttttttgtttagcttgCGTG from the Pygocentrus nattereri isolate fPygNat1 chromosome 6, fPygNat1.pri, whole genome shotgun sequence genome contains:
- the hoxd10a gene encoding homeobox protein Hox-D10a translates to MSFPNSSPSANTFLVDSLIGACRTDSFYSSSNMYMPSSAELGSYGMQTCGLLPSLGKRGEVNHQNMGMNVHSYIPQIDNWADPSRSCRIEQASNQMPTCTFSQNIKEESNCCMYSDKRAKVSSSEMPAYSNLISEPCSSVEGPEIPVPGYFRLSQTYTTAKSQDYSHETASPNTLMQLNRLTPKPQSTPFVEVEKKLTEIPREQQPSPPTAARSPEPKASSQEEKNCSTEASVSSPELPHKEAKECKTDTPTSNWLTAKSGRKKRCPYTKHQTLELEKEFLFNMYLTRERRLEISKSVNLTDRQVKIWFQNRRMKLKKMSRENRIRELTSNLTFS